Proteins co-encoded in one Salvia splendens isolate huo1 chromosome 4, SspV2, whole genome shotgun sequence genomic window:
- the LOC121797652 gene encoding protein PHYTOCHROME KINASE SUBSTRATE 4-like, with protein sequence MDPPSMVKSFKYSSTQQQRQPMFPVLETPLHYRSSTSPHTHTHNNGTTFQDASFSSYLKPNDKKSQEKIVPGVEDREISIFDAQRYFSDNNNNNTDPKQLIKKQPMSHDILSVPRLSSVSSTDGYPARNFRTRSFHATPTASSEASWNSQTGLLANPPGAVGVSLRNFNSNDGNRRTRKWSFGRKCCCSGKKSVDVKDATTSDSENQDGGKANYMCGPKPLSRNCSARKEVLEIIRGVDGFPPQADPPRQQRISASGRPFVDGAGSFSFPLLNSNNASQVVAKPVLKPIITKPMTLVEEPPRDSLEVFQPVHEAVPPVLRVVNTDDDVSDASSDLFEIESFSTQTTTYPMYRRRDSLDEAPAFNARRFAQYGGRRSEDEPPTPSVAGTECYAPSEVSIDWSVTTAEGFDRASVSEIGRAAFVRQEEEGGKKKGGGGLLMMSCRQEKAVSVGPQPVKCVEGGHVGGRPPRAGKPPLATDHSARLSVAFVA encoded by the coding sequence ATGGATCCACCATCAATGGTGAAAAGTTTCAAGTACAGTTCCACACAGCAGCAGCGGCAGCCAATGTTTCCTGTCTTGGAAACTCCTCTTCACTACAGATCTTCTACATCTCCCCACACTCACACTCACAACAATGGCACCACTTTTCAAGATGCATCTTTCTCCTCCTACCTCAAACCAAACGATAAAAAATCCCAAGAAAAGATCGTGCCGGGCGTCGAAGACAGGGAGATAAGCATCTTCGACGCCCAGCGCTATTTCAGCgataacaacaacaacaacaccgACCCCAAACAGCTCATCAAGAAGCAACCCATGTCCCATGACATACTCTCTGTTCCCAGACTCTCCTCTGTCTCCTCCACCGACGGCTACCCGGCCCGGAATTTCCGGACCCGGTCGTTCCACGCCACGCCCACCGCCTCCTCCGAGGCCAGCTGGAACAGCCAGACCGGCCTCCTCGCCAATCCCCCCGGCGCCGTCGGAGTCTCCCTCAGAAACTTCAACTCCAACGACGGGAACAGGAGAACCAGGAAATGGAGCTTCGGCCGGAAATGCTGCTGCAGTGGCAAGAAATCCGTCGACGTCAAGGACGCCACCACGTCCGATTCTGAGAATCAGGACGGAGGGAAAGCCAATTATATGTGTGGACCGAAGCCGCTGTCCAGGAATTGCTCAGCTAGAAAGGAGGTCCTGGAAATAATCAGAGGCGTGGACGGCTTCCCCCCACAGGCCGATCCGCCGCGTCAGCAACGGATATCAGCCTCTGGGCGTCCGTTCGTGGACGGAGCGGGAAGTTTCTCCTTCCCGCTCCTGAACAGCAATAATGCAAGCCAGGTTGTGGCCAAACCTGTCCTCAAACCAATCATCACAAAGCCTATGACTCTGGTGGAAGAGCCGCCTCGTGATTCGCTGGAAGTCTTCCAACCGGTCCACGAGGCGGTGCCACCTGTCCTGCGCGTGGTGAACACTGACGACGACGTCAGTGATGCCAGCTCTGATCTCTTCGAGATCGAGAGCTTCTCTACTCAGACGACGACCTATCCGATGTACCGGCGCAGGGACTCGCTCGACGAGGCTCCCGCGTTCAACGCGAGGAGATTCGCTCAGTACGGGGGGAGGAGGAGCGAGGACGAGCCGCCGACGCCGAGCGTGGCGGGGACGGAGTGCTACGCGCCGAGTGAGGTGAGCATCGACTGGAGCGTGACGACGGCGGAGGGGTTCGACAGGGCGAGCGTGTCGGAGATCGGGAGGGCGGCGTTCGTGAGGCAGGAGGAGGAAggggggaagaagaaggggggAGGGGGGTTGCTGATGATGAGCTGCAGGCAGGAGAAGGCGGTGAGTGTGGGGCCGCAGCCGGTGAAGTGTGTGGAGGGGGGGCATGTGGGTGGTAGGCCACCGAGGGCGGGGAAGCCGCCACTGGCGACCGATCACTCGGCGCGCTTGTCGGTGGCGTTTGTGGCATGA